The Cucumis melo cultivar AY chromosome 5, USDA_Cmelo_AY_1.0, whole genome shotgun sequence genome has a segment encoding these proteins:
- the LOC127149338 gene encoding uncharacterized protein LOC127149338 gives MPPRRGARRGGGRGGRGAGRGQPAEQPAAPPVNPDVPVNPNAPVTQADLAAMEQRYQAMLQAALAPFLAAQQNQAAPVQDQPVVPPAPVQDQPVIPPAPVEAQPVPVQLSAEAKHLRDFRKYNPKTFDGPLDNPFRAQLWLTSIETIFRYMKCPEDQKVQCAAFCLEDRGTAWWETAERALGGDASKITWEQFKENFYAKFFSANVKHAKLQEFLNLEQGDMTVEQYDAEFDMLSRFAPDMVRDEAARTERFVNGLRLDLQGFVRALRPTTHADALRIALDLSLHERAGQSKVVGTGSASGQKRKAEARPDVVPQQTPRSGGVFQRHRRELAAAGRTLRELPTCTTCGKVHGGQCLAGSGVCFRCRQPGHTADACPRKPLETTPRQPSAPQQGRVFATNRQEAERASTVVTGRGRGKGKGKLASDVK, from the coding sequence atgccgccacgtagaggtgcacgtcgaggaggtggcaggggaggcagaggagccggtcgtggccaaccggcggagcaacctgccgcgccgccagtcaaccccgacgtaccagtcaaccctaatgcaccggtcactcaggcggatctcgccgcaatggagcagcgttaccaggccatgctgcaagctgctctagcgccgttcctcgctgctcagcagaaccaggccgcccctgttcaggaccagcctgtagtccctccagcccctgttcaggaccagcccgtcatccctccagccccggtggaagctcagccggtgccagtacaactgtcagctgaggccaagcacttgagggattttagGAAGTACAACCCGAAGACTTTCGACGGACCCTTGGACAACCCCTTTAGAGCCCAGCTGTGGTTGACATCCATAGAGACgatcttcaggtacatgaagtgcccagaagaccagaaggtgcagtgtgcagctttctgtttggaggatagggggactgcctggtgggagactgctgagagggcgctgggaggagatgccagcaagatcacatgggagcagttcaaggagaacttctatgctaagtttttctccgccaatgtgaagcacgccaagctgcaagagttcctaaacttggagcaaggcgacatgacggtggagcagtacgacgccgagttcgatatgctgtcccgctttgctcccgatatggtaagagatgaggccgccaggactgagagatttgttaatggcctcaggttagacctccagggttttgtacgagctcttcgaccaaccactcatgcggatgctctacgcatagcactggatctgagcctgcatgagagagctggtcaatctaaggttgtcggcacagggtcagcctcgggacagaagaggaaggcggaGGCGCGGCCCGACGTAGTACCACAGCAGACtccgaggtcaggaggtgtcttccagagacaccgtcgggagctggcagcagctgggagaactttgagagagctacccacttgtactacctgtgggaaggtccatggaggacaatgtttagctgggagtggagtctgcttcaggtgcaggcagccggggcacactgctgatgcgtgtcctcggaaacccttagaGACGACGCCACGTCAGCCTTCTGCtccccagcaggggagagtctttgccacgaaccggcaggaggccgagcgagctagtacggtggtgacag